The segment AAAAAGGGCACTATAGATATTTTGATTTTATCTTTAATATCAAAAAAGGATATGTATGGATATGCTATAGCTAAAACTGTAAAGGAAAAGAGCGATAATCTATATGAAATGGGAGAAGGAACTCTATATTCAGCGTTGAAAAGATTGGAGAATAAAAAATTTCTTAGTTCATATTGGGGAGATTCACAAGGAGGAGGGAGAAGAAAATATTATAGGATTACAGAGAGAGGAACAAAAGAATTAGAAAGAAGAATAGTTGAATGGGGACAGGTGAACCAATTGATAAGGGTATGTTATGAGGGGGTATAAATATGGAACAATTCATGAAATATATAAATCAAATTGTTAATGAATTAGATTGTACAGAGATAGAAAAGGCAGAATTAAAGGTGGAATTTTTAGACCACTTAAATTTATTGAAAGAAGAATATATAAGCAAAGGAAGAACTGAACAGGAATCCATTGAATTGGCTATAACAGATTTTGGGAAAGAGAAGATTATCGGAGATGAGTTAAATAAATCAGTAAGCATAGCAAATAGAGTATTTAAAAAAATAGCTAAAATAATTTGGTGCACATATATTTTAATTGTCGTATGGAGGTTGCTTATAAATTCTAGAAGGCTAGTTTTAGATAGAGGCCACGAGTCCTTTAATATTGTACCATTTAAGCAGATTGGGGAATATATCCTCAGATATAACCGCTATAATTTTGATATTTGGTTTTTAAATCTATTTGGAAATATGATTATTTTTATGCCTTTTGGATTTTTGTTACCATTAATTCATAATAAGGGTAAAGATATAAAAGAGAATATACTATTTACTCTTATATTTAGTTTCTGTATAGAAGGCATTCAATACATACTAGGCATTGGAGTTTTTGACATAGATGATATTATTTTAAATCTAATTGGTAGCATAATAGGATTTGGAATATATAAACTATTTTTAAAAATATTAAAAATAAATGACAAAGAGTATTTAATAGAATAATAATTTGTTTTTATATAAGCATATAATCAATTTTACAATTACTTTACAACTTGAATATAGATTATATATATATTAGCTATATACTTTAATTGTAGGTTTGGAATAAATTAAAGTACAATTAGAGGAGGAATAAATTATGAAATCCAAAAAAATGATTTTAGGTGCTTTTTTAGTTGGGATAGTATTGAGTTTTGGAGTTTTTAATGTCTATGCACAAAATCCAAAAGAAACAGCTATAATAGAAAAAGATATTGCTGAAGCAGATATTGAAAAAGATAAGGTTAAGGAAATAGCAAGTGATGCATTTAAGAAATATCTTAATGTAGAAATAAGTGCTGAAGATATGGATGTGCAAGTAATTAGATATAATGATGAACAGGCTTATGGTGTATTTCATACAGATGGACAAAGAAACAGTGCTGCTTTGATAACTACTGACTATGAAGTAATGGATTTAGAATCTAATACTGGTATGCCAAAAAGTGAAGATTATCAAAATTATACTTATGATGAAGCTAAAGAAGTAGCAATAAATTTTGTAAAAGAAAGCAAACTATTGGGAGAAGATTATACCTTTTTAGGAGATAGAGATGAAATGATGAAAGAGATAAACGGACAAAAAGAGGCAGGCAGCTATTATTTTTCTTTCCAATATGATGGAAATAAAAGGAGTACAATTATAGTGGATAAACAAAATGAAAGAATAGAGAGATTTTTACTTGAAGATTAGTTCTAGTTTTTTATGGAATACGTACCAATAATATTGTTACATATAAGTAGTTCAAGGGGATTAATAGTTGTTTTTACAACTATTAATCCCCTTGTTATTTTTATTTATAGAAAAAGCTCGAAAATCCCCCTTGCTTGTCTTGGGG is part of the Clostridiisalibacter paucivorans DSM 22131 genome and harbors:
- a CDS encoding PadR family transcriptional regulator: MDKEIKKGTIDILILSLISKKDMYGYAIAKTVKEKSDNLYEMGEGTLYSALKRLENKKFLSSYWGDSQGGGRRKYYRITERGTKELERRIVEWGQVNQLIRVCYEGV
- a CDS encoding VanZ family protein, translated to MEQFMKYINQIVNELDCTEIEKAELKVEFLDHLNLLKEEYISKGRTEQESIELAITDFGKEKIIGDELNKSVSIANRVFKKIAKIIWCTYILIVVWRLLINSRRLVLDRGHESFNIVPFKQIGEYILRYNRYNFDIWFLNLFGNMIIFMPFGFLLPLIHNKGKDIKENILFTLIFSFCIEGIQYILGIGVFDIDDIILNLIGSIIGFGIYKLFLKILKINDKEYLIE